Proteins from a single region of Chryseobacterium scophthalmum:
- the secD gene encoding protein translocase subunit SecD, with amino-acid sequence MQGKGLITIVAIVLGLICLNELLPTWYAGKIESQIEAANGNEKEIQRLKDETLNLGFTELSYAKAKDKEMKLGLDLKGGINVLLEINQRDLVNDLTNYSTNPILIEALNRTDEAQKNSTKSYIDNFFVEFDAVNKAKGANLKLADPEIFGNTNLSEIKFNTTDEQVKSIVKKRIDLSVGTAFEVIRTRIDKLGAIQPNVQRVPGTARISVEMPGMKDIDKVKKMLQTSAKLQFWEVQQFAEVAPYFQTLSATVAAKGDSMGVAKNTNFLNLMQGGKSGSMSSVGSVKLTDTAKVNKILNSKIAQSLRPANIKYTQFMWGYKPESTDEKSLVLYAVRGNINQKAPVDGAVETANIGYDELSRVVVDMQMDSKGAKDWKTLTEKNVGKPVAVTLDNRVYTAPNVQGAIPNGRTQISGNFSQEEAKELVDVLGAGKLPAGAKVVQATQVGPSLGQESIDAGVMSFSIAFLIIIAYIIFYYGLAGVYAVIAMIINLFYIFGIMDSGDFTLTLPGIAGIVLSMAMAVDTNVIIYERTKEELFAGKNILEAYKDGFKHALNAIIDGHLTMILTAVVLFFFGTGPIKGFALTLLIGAVMTLFTSILLSRVMIFHRLNKGKSLSVWTPPTKNLFRNTWIDFIGKRKYSYILSAILTVISLGSIFVNGFKFGIDFTGGRNYVVRFDKEVNAEDIENGLVKVFTTQDGKNSSVEAKTFGNNNQLKISTDYLINDESLKADQTIEQKLFEGLKPNLPANMTLEEFKSADTDHAGIISSEKVGPSVADDIQTHGTLAVVAALAGIFIYILVRFRKWQFSLGAVAALLHDAIIILGAFSLFHSVMPFNMEVNQDFIAAILTVLGYSINDTVIIFDRIREYLREKKALTLSGLFDDAISSTLGRTFNTTFTTLLVILAIFIFGGDNLRGFMFALLIGIGFGAYSSIFIASAIAYDFLKTGKEEDVHGKSSSDKELLATK; translated from the coding sequence CTAGGTCTTGACCTGAAAGGGGGGATCAACGTTCTTTTGGAAATCAATCAGAGAGATTTGGTGAATGATTTAACTAATTATTCTACCAATCCTATTCTTATTGAGGCTCTTAACAGAACAGATGAAGCTCAGAAAAACTCTACAAAATCTTATATCGACAATTTCTTTGTTGAGTTTGATGCCGTAAACAAAGCAAAAGGCGCAAACCTTAAACTTGCAGATCCTGAAATCTTCGGAAACACTAATCTTTCTGAGATTAAATTCAACACCACTGATGAGCAGGTAAAAAGCATCGTTAAGAAAAGAATTGATCTTTCTGTAGGTACAGCTTTTGAAGTAATCAGAACCAGAATTGATAAATTGGGAGCTATCCAGCCAAACGTACAGAGAGTTCCGGGAACGGCAAGAATCTCTGTAGAAATGCCGGGTATGAAAGATATCGATAAGGTAAAGAAAATGCTTCAGACTTCTGCAAAACTTCAGTTTTGGGAAGTACAGCAGTTTGCTGAGGTTGCACCTTATTTCCAGACTTTAAGTGCTACAGTTGCTGCAAAAGGTGACTCTATGGGAGTTGCTAAAAATACTAATTTCCTAAACTTAATGCAAGGAGGGAAATCTGGAAGCATGAGCTCTGTAGGAAGTGTGAAACTGACAGATACTGCAAAAGTAAACAAGATCTTAAACAGTAAAATTGCGCAGTCTTTACGTCCTGCAAATATTAAATATACCCAGTTTATGTGGGGTTACAAGCCAGAATCTACAGATGAAAAAAGCTTGGTTCTATATGCTGTAAGAGGTAATATCAACCAAAAAGCTCCGGTAGACGGTGCTGTAGAAACTGCAAACATCGGTTACGATGAATTGAGTAGAGTAGTGGTAGATATGCAAATGGATTCTAAAGGTGCTAAAGATTGGAAAACTCTTACTGAGAAAAACGTAGGAAAACCGGTTGCTGTAACTTTAGATAACAGGGTATATACTGCGCCAAATGTACAGGGTGCAATTCCTAACGGTAGAACTCAAATCTCTGGTAACTTCTCTCAGGAAGAAGCTAAAGAATTGGTAGACGTTTTAGGAGCGGGTAAATTACCTGCAGGTGCAAAAGTAGTACAGGCTACACAAGTAGGTCCATCTTTAGGACAGGAGTCTATTGATGCAGGAGTGATGTCATTCTCTATCGCATTCTTAATCATTATTGCATATATCATTTTCTACTACGGTTTAGCGGGAGTTTATGCAGTAATTGCAATGATCATCAACTTATTCTACATTTTCGGAATTATGGATTCCGGAGACTTTACATTAACGCTTCCTGGTATTGCGGGTATTGTACTTTCAATGGCGATGGCGGTAGATACCAACGTAATTATTTACGAAAGAACGAAAGAAGAATTATTTGCAGGTAAAAATATTCTTGAAGCGTACAAAGATGGTTTCAAACATGCATTGAATGCAATTATTGATGGTCACTTAACGATGATTTTGACGGCGGTAGTATTGTTCTTCTTCGGAACAGGTCCTATCAAAGGATTCGCATTGACGTTATTGATTGGTGCTGTAATGACATTGTTTACCTCAATCTTACTTTCAAGAGTAATGATCTTCCATAGATTAAATAAAGGTAAAAGTCTTTCAGTTTGGACTCCTCCAACGAAAAACTTATTCAGAAATACTTGGATCGATTTTATTGGAAAAAGAAAATATTCATATATTCTTTCTGCAATTTTAACGGTAATCTCTTTAGGATCAATTTTCGTTAACGGATTTAAATTTGGTATCGATTTTACGGGTGGTAGAAACTACGTTGTAAGATTTGATAAAGAAGTAAATGCAGAAGATATTGAAAATGGTTTGGTTAAAGTTTTCACGACTCAGGATGGTAAAAACTCTTCTGTAGAAGCTAAAACTTTCGGAAACAACAATCAGCTTAAAATCTCTACAGATTACCTTATCAATGACGAATCATTGAAAGCTGACCAGACTATTGAGCAAAAACTATTTGAAGGTTTAAAACCAAACCTTCCTGCAAACATGACTTTAGAAGAATTTAAATCTGCAGATACAGATCACGCAGGTATTATCTCTTCTGAAAAAGTAGGACCTTCTGTTGCTGATGATATTCAGACACACGGTACTCTTGCAGTTGTTGCTGCTTTGGCGGGTATTTTCATCTATATTTTGGTGAGATTTAGAAAATGGCAGTTTTCATTGGGTGCTGTTGCGGCACTATTACATGATGCGATCATTATCTTGGGTGCGTTCTCGTTATTCCATTCGGTAATGCCTTTCAACATGGAGGTTAACCAAGATTTTATCGCGGCAATTCTTACAGTATTGGGTTACTCAATCAACGATACCGTAATTATCTTCGATAGAATTAGAGAATACCTGAGAGAGAAGAAAGCGCTTACTTTATCAGGATTGTTTGATGATGCAATTTCTAGTACTTTAGGTAGAACGTTCAACACTACATTTACCACTTTACTTGTAATTCTTGCGATCTTCATCTTTGGTGGAGACAACTTGAGAGGATTTATGTTTGCATTGTTAATCGGTATTGGATTTGGAGCTTATTCATCCATCTTCATTGCATCGGCAATTGCTTACGATTTCCTTAAAACAGGAAAAGAAGAAGACGTACACGGTAAATCTTCTTCAGATAAAGAATTGCTTGCTACAAAGTAA
- a CDS encoding TCR/Tet family MFS transporter — MENSKKKAAMSFIFITLLIDITGWGIIIPVVPQLIKELIHADISEAAKYGGWLGFAYAFVQFVFSPVVGNLSDKFGRRPIILISLFGFAIDYILLALAPTILWLFIGRIIAGITGASVTTASAYIADISTDKDRAKNFGLIGAAFGLGFIIGPVLGGVLGHYGARVPFYAAAGLCLLNFLYGYFILPESLDKDKRREFSWKRANPVGSFKFLGKHPEISGLIFALILIYIAGHAVQSNWSFFTMYEFDWTERMVGISLGVVGLLVGLVQGVLIRWTTPKLGEQKSIYYGLILYAIGLLLFSFASEGWMMFVFLIPYCLGGICGPALQSVITKSVPSNEQGELQGALTSLMSATSIIGPPVMTNLFYFFTHDEAPFKFSGAPFFLAFILMSVSVVITYYAFQKNKS, encoded by the coding sequence ATGGAAAATTCAAAAAAGAAAGCAGCAATGAGTTTTATATTTATCACATTGCTGATAGATATAACGGGATGGGGAATCATCATTCCTGTAGTTCCGCAACTGATCAAAGAACTGATTCATGCAGACATCAGTGAAGCTGCAAAATATGGAGGCTGGCTCGGTTTTGCTTATGCTTTCGTTCAGTTTGTTTTTTCTCCGGTTGTAGGAAATTTGAGTGACAAATTTGGGCGAAGACCGATTATTTTGATTTCACTTTTTGGTTTTGCCATTGATTATATTTTGCTTGCTTTGGCTCCAACTATTTTATGGCTGTTTATAGGAAGAATCATTGCAGGAATTACCGGAGCGAGTGTTACTACAGCAAGTGCATACATTGCCGATATTTCTACAGATAAAGACAGAGCTAAAAACTTCGGTTTAATTGGTGCCGCATTTGGCTTAGGTTTTATTATTGGTCCAGTTTTAGGAGGTGTTTTAGGTCATTATGGAGCAAGAGTTCCGTTTTATGCTGCAGCAGGCTTATGTCTTTTAAATTTCCTTTATGGTTATTTCATCCTTCCTGAAAGTTTAGATAAAGATAAAAGGCGCGAGTTTAGCTGGAAACGTGCAAATCCTGTAGGTTCATTCAAGTTTTTAGGGAAACATCCTGAAATTTCAGGTTTAATCTTTGCTTTAATTTTAATTTATATTGCTGGTCATGCAGTACAAAGTAACTGGAGTTTCTTTACAATGTATGAATTTGACTGGACAGAAAGAATGGTCGGTATTTCTTTAGGTGTCGTCGGTCTTTTGGTAGGTTTGGTTCAAGGAGTTTTAATCCGATGGACAACTCCAAAGTTGGGCGAGCAAAAAAGTATTTATTACGGATTGATATTATACGCAATAGGATTGCTGCTGTTCTCATTCGCATCTGAAGGTTGGATGATGTTTGTCTTTTTAATTCCTTATTGTCTGGGTGGAATTTGCGGCCCTGCTTTGCAGTCTGTGATTACAAAATCGGTTCCTTCAAACGAACAGGGAGAATTGCAGGGAGCTTTAACCAGTTTAATGAGTGCAACATCCATTATAGGTCCACCTGTAATGACCAATTTATTTTACTTTTTCACCCATGATGAAGCGCCATTTAAGTTTTCCGGAGCACCTTTCTTTTTAGCATTTATATTGATGTCTGTAAGCGTTGTGATTACTTATTATGCTTTTCAGAAAAATAAATCTTAA
- a CDS encoding Sec-independent protein translocase subunit TatA/TatB: MELSIGEMALIAIAIVVLFGPDKLPQIARDLGAGVRKMRGAVEDIKTEIMKETDNPVSEIKREIEKVKDAAKDFNPMKNIEENILKEQPSATELPKVKPADDETYEGPVSR; this comes from the coding sequence ATGGAATTAAGCATTGGAGAAATGGCACTTATTGCCATTGCAATTGTAGTTTTATTTGGTCCGGATAAACTACCCCAAATTGCTCGCGACCTTGGAGCGGGAGTGAGAAAAATGCGTGGCGCAGTAGAAGACATCAAAACTGAGATCATGAAAGAGACAGATAATCCTGTTTCTGAAATAAAGCGTGAAATCGAAAAAGTGAAAGATGCTGCAAAAGATTTTAACCCGATGAAGAACATCGAAGAAAATATTTTAAAGGAACAGCCTTCTGCAACCGAATTACCAAAAGTAAAACCTGCAGATGATGAAACTTACGAAGGACCGGTAAGCCGTTAA
- a CDS encoding phosphatase PAP2 family protein has translation MEEIIQEDKNLFLYLNNLGDTPFDQFWMMISATWIWVPLYVILCYLLYKNFKLKSLLYILLFIAIGVTVSDQVSGIFKYGVARLRPCHDPSLQNVMRIVKCGGQYGFYSAHASNTFFLASYLSFLLKDKLKWFPYAIFVWAAVVAYSRIYLGVHFPVDILVGAFVGTLLGGLFAMLAKKVINKQTINP, from the coding sequence ATGGAAGAAATTATTCAGGAAGATAAAAATCTATTCCTTTATCTTAACAATTTAGGGGATACTCCTTTTGACCAGTTTTGGATGATGATTTCTGCAACCTGGATCTGGGTTCCGTTGTATGTGATTCTCTGTTATCTTCTGTACAAAAATTTCAAATTAAAATCTCTGCTGTATATTCTCCTTTTCATTGCAATTGGAGTGACTGTTTCTGATCAGGTTTCAGGGATTTTTAAATATGGTGTTGCAAGATTGAGACCTTGTCATGACCCTTCACTTCAAAACGTTATGCGTATTGTAAAATGTGGCGGGCAATATGGTTTTTACTCTGCACATGCTTCAAATACTTTCTTTTTAGCAAGCTATTTAAGTTTTTTATTGAAAGATAAACTTAAATGGTTTCCTTATGCTATATTTGTCTGGGCTGCAGTAGTAGCGTACAGCCGTATATATTTAGGAGTACATTTCCCGGTAGATATTTTGGTAGGGGCGTTTGTTGGAACTTTATTGGGAGGGCTTTTTGCTATGCTCGCAAAAAAAGTAATCAATAAACAAACTATAAACCCATGA
- a CDS encoding tetratricopeptide repeat protein has product MKKHLLVLSVVLTSLNFLSAQDKKIAEECFKKADYQCAEEQYSKLVLSEHIQKYQSDYYVNLGTSQRRLGKTTLAFKSYESALKSNPKSIAVYENLASLHNQKGNRTKALEYANTGVMLEPENAEIYLIRSKIYNNLGKKDLAMADLKQILTFAPDNILARTALANLKKNNGDLEGALKDYNLMLTEKPESLLYNGRADVYLKMKKSKEALADINKAISIDPKFSQSYVTKATILFESAKDKEACSNLDKAAALGHEKALLTEFAGKCTKK; this is encoded by the coding sequence ATGAAAAAACATTTACTCGTTCTTAGCGTAGTACTTACATCTCTTAACTTTCTGTCTGCTCAGGATAAAAAAATAGCTGAAGAATGTTTTAAAAAAGCCGATTACCAATGTGCTGAAGAGCAATATTCAAAATTGGTGCTTTCGGAACATATTCAGAAATATCAGTCAGACTATTACGTTAATTTAGGAACTTCACAAAGAAGATTAGGCAAAACAACTTTGGCTTTTAAATCTTATGAATCTGCTTTAAAATCAAATCCTAAATCTATTGCTGTTTATGAAAATTTGGCATCTTTACATAATCAAAAAGGAAATCGTACCAAAGCTTTAGAATACGCCAATACAGGAGTAATGCTTGAACCTGAAAATGCTGAAATTTATTTAATTCGATCTAAGATTTACAATAATTTAGGTAAAAAAGATTTGGCGATGGCAGATCTAAAACAAATTCTCACTTTTGCTCCCGACAATATTTTGGCAAGAACAGCATTAGCCAATCTTAAAAAAAATAACGGAGATCTTGAAGGTGCTCTTAAAGATTACAACCTAATGCTCACTGAGAAACCTGAGTCTTTGCTTTACAATGGAAGAGCAGATGTTTATCTGAAAATGAAAAAATCAAAAGAAGCTTTAGCAGACATCAATAAAGCCATTTCTATTGATCCTAAATTTTCGCAGTCTTATGTCACAAAAGCAACCATTTTGTTTGAATCTGCAAAAGATAAAGAAGCTTGCTCCAATCTAGATAAAGCGGCTGCATTGGGTCACGAAAAAGCTTTATTGACAGAGTTTGCAGGAAAATGTACGAAAAAATAG
- a CDS encoding tRNA (cytidine(34)-2'-O)-methyltransferase has protein sequence MLNIVLVEPEIPNNTGNIGRLCVGTESRLHLIHPFGFLIDDKNLKRSGLDYWVHLDVTEYENVDEWMKNIPDLSRVFLMSSHAEKSYLEIDFQDGDWLVFGKESKGLSKDVLDRFENHLTIPMSKLIRSFNIANSVAFVVGEAKRQITLKK, from the coding sequence ATGTTAAATATTGTTCTTGTAGAACCAGAAATCCCTAATAATACCGGAAATATCGGAAGATTGTGTGTAGGAACCGAAAGCAGATTACATTTAATACATCCTTTTGGATTTTTGATTGATGATAAAAACCTGAAACGGTCAGGTTTAGATTATTGGGTTCATCTCGATGTTACAGAATATGAAAATGTTGATGAATGGATGAAAAATATTCCCGACTTGTCTCGTGTGTTTCTGATGAGTTCACATGCTGAAAAATCTTATTTGGAAATTGATTTTCAGGACGGAGATTGGTTGGTTTTCGGAAAAGAGAGTAAAGGTTTGAGTAAAGATGTTTTAGACCGTTTCGAAAATCATTTGACCATTCCAATGTCTAAATTGATAAGAAGCTTTAATATCGCCAATTCGGTTGCATTTGTAGTAGGAGAGGCGAAAAGACAGATCACCTTAAAAAAATAG
- a CDS encoding 23S rRNA (pseudouridine(1915)-N(3))-methyltransferase RlmH, translated as MRISLVCIGKTDDKEITSLIGYYLTRLPKHWNFEITEIPDVKNAKNLSSDLLKKEEAKLFLNQIDKNDLVILLDEKGKQFTSREFSNKIDFWMNSSVKKVHILIGGAYGFSDEIYSRANEKMSLSKMTFTHQMIRLFIVEQLYRADQILQGKPYHND; from the coding sequence ATGCGAATCAGTTTAGTTTGTATTGGGAAAACAGATGACAAAGAAATTACATCTTTAATCGGTTATTACCTTACCCGCCTTCCAAAACACTGGAATTTTGAGATTACAGAAATTCCGGATGTAAAAAATGCCAAAAATCTTTCTTCGGATCTTCTCAAAAAAGAAGAAGCCAAATTATTTTTAAATCAAATCGATAAAAATGATCTGGTCATTCTTCTTGATGAAAAAGGAAAACAATTTACCAGCCGCGAATTTTCAAACAAAATAGATTTCTGGATGAATTCTTCAGTGAAAAAAGTTCACATTCTGATCGGTGGAGCGTATGGTTTTTCGGATGAGATCTACAGCAGGGCCAACGAAAAAATGTCATTATCTAAAATGACATTTACGCATCAGATGATCCGGCTTTTTATTGTTGAGCAGCTTTACAGAGCCGATCAGATCTTACAAGGAAAACCATATCATAACGATTAA
- a CDS encoding YihY/virulence factor BrkB family protein: MALKIPKFIVKFQEFLDDIHLPVLGISLWQMFQIYISGIFKGNIGRKAASISWSFTLSLFPFLLFLLSVIPYMPHYDKLQFYIFEVLMHNIFPSNIEGDVRNYIEDNIIPNMKGISNLTILVALVFATNGTFSLINGFNENSEEKLTDVKEFILSFFITIGFVSIIFLALFGVYYVEVVLKLFTPSYDVSWLVRNLSKIIGFVSFPLFYFILLAMFYWLGTVKIIRFRQAIPGAILTTVLFVVTTYFFALYVKNIARYNVLYGSIGSMILLMVWVNVNVYLLLFGNELNMALRKLRIEKLLSDEIKREAKNYHSQNSEPNLESDDEHKRPYEKKES, translated from the coding sequence ATGGCTTTAAAAATTCCTAAATTTATCGTGAAATTTCAAGAATTTCTAGACGACATCCATCTTCCGGTACTCGGAATATCGCTTTGGCAGATGTTTCAAATCTATATTTCAGGAATTTTTAAAGGTAATATAGGACGAAAAGCAGCCAGTATTTCATGGAGTTTTACCTTAAGTTTATTTCCTTTTTTACTCTTCTTACTTTCGGTAATTCCGTATATGCCACATTATGATAAGCTTCAGTTCTATATTTTTGAAGTTTTAATGCATAATATTTTCCCGTCTAATATCGAAGGAGATGTAAGAAATTATATTGAAGATAATATTATCCCAAACATGAAGGGAATCAGTAATTTAACGATTCTTGTAGCTCTTGTTTTTGCCACAAACGGTACTTTCTCTTTAATTAATGGATTCAATGAAAACTCAGAAGAAAAACTGACTGATGTAAAAGAATTTATTCTTTCTTTTTTTATTACGATTGGTTTCGTAAGTATCATATTTTTAGCGCTTTTCGGGGTTTATTATGTGGAAGTTGTACTCAAACTGTTTACACCGTCTTATGACGTTTCCTGGCTCGTAAGAAACCTTTCTAAAATCATTGGTTTTGTATCGTTTCCGCTCTTTTATTTTATCCTTTTGGCGATGTTTTATTGGTTGGGAACGGTAAAGATTATCAGATTCAGACAGGCGATTCCTGGAGCAATTCTTACGACTGTTTTGTTTGTTGTTACCACGTATTTCTTTGCTTTATATGTGAAGAATATTGCCCGTTATAACGTACTTTACGGTTCCATCGGAAGTATGATTTTATTGATGGTTTGGGTGAATGTAAATGTTTATCTTTTGCTTTTCGGGAACGAACTGAACATGGCATTGAGAAAATTAAGAATAGAAAAATTGCTTTCAGACGAAATAAAAAGAGAGGCGAAAAATTATCATTCTCAAAATTCTGAACCTAATCTGGAAAGTGATGATGAACACAAAAGACCTTATGAGAAAAAAGAAAGCTAG
- the nhaA gene encoding Na+/H+ antiporter NhaA: MMLTQYFKKFFQSNQSSGVLLILCVVFALIIANSSLGTGFQQFLDFQLGSEDLHLKYPISIWINDGLMAVFFLLVGLEIKRELVEGELSSFKNASLPIFAAIGGMLVPAVIYTAFNFGTDYGNGWGIPMATDIAFSLAIISMLGKKVPASLKIFLAALAIVDDLGAILVIAIFYTEQIHWIYLLLSFGIVAVLFLLNYLKVTKLIFYIVPGIFLWYFLHHSGIHATIAGVLLAFTIPTNVSKTKISPLEKLEHSLHFPVSFIIMPIFALTNTNIAFNSSMVDGLFNSLGLGIIGGLVLGKLIGINLFSLIAIKLKISSLPQRSSWNQMIGVGLLAGIGFTMSIFIALLSFKHEISFQDEAKFAILIASFIAAVSGYLILNFSAKKKRVKKHRKISSS, from the coding sequence ATGATGCTGACCCAGTATTTTAAAAAATTTTTTCAAAGCAATCAATCATCCGGAGTTTTACTCATCTTATGTGTGGTTTTTGCATTAATTATTGCAAACTCATCCTTAGGAACTGGTTTTCAGCAATTTTTAGATTTTCAATTAGGTTCTGAAGATTTACATTTAAAATATCCTATAAGTATTTGGATAAATGATGGTTTGATGGCAGTTTTCTTTCTTTTAGTGGGATTGGAAATTAAAAGAGAATTGGTAGAAGGCGAACTTTCATCTTTTAAAAATGCTTCGCTACCAATTTTCGCAGCAATCGGTGGAATGTTGGTTCCTGCGGTTATTTATACTGCATTTAATTTCGGAACGGATTACGGCAACGGATGGGGAATTCCGATGGCGACCGATATTGCCTTTTCGTTGGCCATTATTTCAATGTTGGGAAAAAAAGTTCCGGCTTCGCTAAAGATTTTTCTGGCAGCTTTGGCAATTGTAGATGATTTGGGTGCTATTTTGGTGATTGCGATTTTTTATACCGAACAAATTCACTGGATCTATCTTTTGCTTTCTTTCGGTATTGTTGCGGTTTTATTTCTTTTAAATTACCTGAAAGTTACAAAACTGATTTTCTATATCGTTCCGGGAATATTTTTATGGTATTTCCTGCATCATTCAGGAATTCACGCAACGATTGCAGGAGTTTTATTGGCTTTTACGATTCCAACTAATGTTTCTAAAACAAAAATATCACCTTTAGAAAAACTTGAACATTCGCTGCATTTCCCGGTAAGCTTTATTATCATGCCGATTTTCGCATTGACCAATACTAATATTGCCTTTAACAGCAGTATGGTCGATGGATTATTCAACAGTTTAGGATTGGGAATAATTGGCGGACTTGTTTTGGGTAAACTGATAGGAATTAATCTGTTCTCATTAATTGCCATAAAACTAAAAATCAGTTCACTTCCACAACGCTCTTCATGGAATCAGATGATCGGCGTCGGTCTTTTAGCGGGAATAGGCTTCACAATGTCAATATTCATCGCCCTGCTTTCTTTTAAACATGAAATATCTTTTCAGGATGAAGCTAAATTTGCCATTCTGATTGCTTCATTTATCGCTGCAGTTTCCGGATATTTGATTTTAAATTTCAGTGCAAAGAAAAAGAGAGTAAAAAAACACAGGAAGATCAGTTCTTCTTAA